The following coding sequences lie in one Lolium perenne isolate Kyuss_39 chromosome 2, Kyuss_2.0, whole genome shotgun sequence genomic window:
- the LOC127336743 gene encoding beta-fructofuranosidase, insoluble isoenzyme 7 isoform X1 — MAGLCLAACAAVAVHLCLLLSPSAAVRWLSDPAPESNAAAVHDSYRTAYHFQPANNWQNDPNGPMYYKGVYHFFYQHNPYRATWGNGNLSWGHSVSVDLINWSALDNAMDPDSSFDINGCWSGSATFLADGTPVFLYTGIDANNNQVQNVAFPKNASDPLLREWVKPSYNPVIPLPEDVVHDNFRDPSTAWIGRDGLWRVAVSAGFYDGTGSTLVYRSKDFRQWERNAEPLYSSGDAGMVECPDLFPVAGPGDHNGLDYTPSNGAAASYVLKQSVMVTLSDYYVLGRYDDAADTFSPVGADNDCRTWHRFDYGHVYASKSFYDTGKNRRVLWSWANESDPEPDYIARGWAGVQTVPRRIWLSDDGKQLLQWPIEEIETLRKTRVGLLGAEMNAGGMNEIIGVTGTQADVEVVFEVPSLEGAENLEPNQLLDPQRLCGEKGASVLGGANGPIVLASGDLQEHTSVFFRVFRHDGKYKVLMCTDLRRSTTRADVYKPPYGGFVDIDIEKERSISLRTLVDHSVVESYGGGGRTVITARAYPEHVATANSRLFMFNNGTSAVKVSKLDAWELAPAKVNLPGDGLITAASSMHLREAY, encoded by the exons ATGGCGGGGCTCTGTCTCGCCGCGTGCGCGGCCGTCGCCGTGCATCTCTGCCTTCTCCTCTCCCCGTCCGCCGCCGTCCGATGGCTCTCCGACCCCGCGCCGGAGAGCAACGCCGCCGCCGTCCATGACAGCTACCGGACCGCCTACCACTTCCAGCCCGCCAACAACTGGCAGAACG ATCCGAATG GGCCGATGTATTACAAGGGCGTGTACCACTTCTTCTACCAGCATAACCCGTACCGGGCCACCTGGGGCAACGGCAACCTCTCCTGGGGTCACTCCGTCTCCGTCGACCTCATAAACTGGTCCGCCCTCGACAACGCCATGGACCCGGACTCCTCCTTCGACATCAACGGCTGCTGGTCTGGCTCCGCCACCTTCCTCGCCGACGGCACCCCGGTCTTCCTCTACACCGGCATCGACGCCAACAACAACCAGGTCCAGAACGTCGCCTTCCCCAAGAACGCCTCCGACCCGCTCCTCCGCGAGTGGGTGAAGCCCAGCTACAACCCCGTCATCCCGCTCCCCGAGGACGTCGTGCACGACAACTTCCGGGACCCCTCCACGGCGTGGATCGGCCGCGACGGCCTCTGGCGCGTCGCCGTCTCCGCCGGCTTTTATGATGGCACCGGGTCCACGCTGGTCTACCGTAGCAAGGACTTCCGGCAGTGGGAGCGCAACGCCGAGCCGCTCTACTCGTCGGGGGACGCCGGCATGGTGGAGTGCCCGGACCTCTTCCCTGTGGCGGGCCCCGGTGACCATAACGGACTCGACTACACGCCCTCCAACGGTGCGGCCGCGAGTTACGTGCTGAAGCAGAGCGTGATGGTCACGCTCAGCGACTACTACGTGCTGGGGAGGTACGACGACGCCGCGGACACCTTCTCGCCGGTGGGGGCAGACAACGACTGCCGGACATGGCATCGCTTCGACTATGGGCACGTCTACGCGTCCAAGTCCTTCTACGACACCGGAAAGAACCGGCGCGTGCTCTGGAGCTGGGCCAACGAGTCCGACCCCGAGCCAGACTACATCGCCAGGGGTTGGGCCGGCGTGCAGACGGTCCCGAGGAGGATTTGGCTTTCCGACGACGGGAAGCAGCTACTGCAGTGGCCGATCGAGGAGATCGAGACGCTGAGGAAGACGCGGGTCGGGCTGCTGGGAGCGGAGATGAACGCCGGCGGAATGAACGAGATCATCGGCGTCACCGGCACGCAGGCGGATGTGGAGGTGGTCTTCGAGGTTCCGTCCCTGGAGGGCGCCGAAAACCTCGAGCCCAACCAGCTGCTGGACCCGCAGAGGCTGTGCGGCGAGAAGGGCGCGTCGGTGCTCGGCGGCGCGAACGGGCCGATCGTCCTGGCGTCCGGCGACCTGCAGGAGCACACCTCCGTCTTCTTCAGAGTGTTCAGGCACGATGGCAAGTACAAGGTTCTCATGTGCACCGACCTCAGAAG ATCGACTACGAGAGCTGACGTGTACAAACCGCCGTACGGAGGGTTCGTGGACATCGACATCGAGAAGGAGAGGAGCATATCGCTCAGGACATTG GTTGACCACTCGGTGGTGGAGagctacggcggcggcggccggacgGTCATCACGGCGCGGGCGTATCCGGAGCATGTGGCCACGGCCAACAGCCGCCTCTTCATGTTCAACAACGGCACCAGCGCCGTCAAGGTGTCCAAGCTCGACGCCTGGGAGCTGGCGCCGGCCAAAGTGAACCTCCCGGGCGACGGGCTCATCACCGCTGCCTCCTCGATGCACCTACGCGAAGCGTATTAG
- the LOC127336743 gene encoding beta-fructofuranosidase, insoluble isoenzyme 7 isoform X2 has translation MYYKGVYHFFYQHNPYRATWGNGNLSWGHSVSVDLINWSALDNAMDPDSSFDINGCWSGSATFLADGTPVFLYTGIDANNNQVQNVAFPKNASDPLLREWVKPSYNPVIPLPEDVVHDNFRDPSTAWIGRDGLWRVAVSAGFYDGTGSTLVYRSKDFRQWERNAEPLYSSGDAGMVECPDLFPVAGPGDHNGLDYTPSNGAAASYVLKQSVMVTLSDYYVLGRYDDAADTFSPVGADNDCRTWHRFDYGHVYASKSFYDTGKNRRVLWSWANESDPEPDYIARGWAGVQTVPRRIWLSDDGKQLLQWPIEEIETLRKTRVGLLGAEMNAGGMNEIIGVTGTQADVEVVFEVPSLEGAENLEPNQLLDPQRLCGEKGASVLGGANGPIVLASGDLQEHTSVFFRVFRHDGKYKVLMCTDLRRSTTRADVYKPPYGGFVDIDIEKERSISLRTLVDHSVVESYGGGGRTVITARAYPEHVATANSRLFMFNNGTSAVKVSKLDAWELAPAKVNLPGDGLITAASSMHLREAY, from the exons ATGTATTACAAGGGCGTGTACCACTTCTTCTACCAGCATAACCCGTACCGGGCCACCTGGGGCAACGGCAACCTCTCCTGGGGTCACTCCGTCTCCGTCGACCTCATAAACTGGTCCGCCCTCGACAACGCCATGGACCCGGACTCCTCCTTCGACATCAACGGCTGCTGGTCTGGCTCCGCCACCTTCCTCGCCGACGGCACCCCGGTCTTCCTCTACACCGGCATCGACGCCAACAACAACCAGGTCCAGAACGTCGCCTTCCCCAAGAACGCCTCCGACCCGCTCCTCCGCGAGTGGGTGAAGCCCAGCTACAACCCCGTCATCCCGCTCCCCGAGGACGTCGTGCACGACAACTTCCGGGACCCCTCCACGGCGTGGATCGGCCGCGACGGCCTCTGGCGCGTCGCCGTCTCCGCCGGCTTTTATGATGGCACCGGGTCCACGCTGGTCTACCGTAGCAAGGACTTCCGGCAGTGGGAGCGCAACGCCGAGCCGCTCTACTCGTCGGGGGACGCCGGCATGGTGGAGTGCCCGGACCTCTTCCCTGTGGCGGGCCCCGGTGACCATAACGGACTCGACTACACGCCCTCCAACGGTGCGGCCGCGAGTTACGTGCTGAAGCAGAGCGTGATGGTCACGCTCAGCGACTACTACGTGCTGGGGAGGTACGACGACGCCGCGGACACCTTCTCGCCGGTGGGGGCAGACAACGACTGCCGGACATGGCATCGCTTCGACTATGGGCACGTCTACGCGTCCAAGTCCTTCTACGACACCGGAAAGAACCGGCGCGTGCTCTGGAGCTGGGCCAACGAGTCCGACCCCGAGCCAGACTACATCGCCAGGGGTTGGGCCGGCGTGCAGACGGTCCCGAGGAGGATTTGGCTTTCCGACGACGGGAAGCAGCTACTGCAGTGGCCGATCGAGGAGATCGAGACGCTGAGGAAGACGCGGGTCGGGCTGCTGGGAGCGGAGATGAACGCCGGCGGAATGAACGAGATCATCGGCGTCACCGGCACGCAGGCGGATGTGGAGGTGGTCTTCGAGGTTCCGTCCCTGGAGGGCGCCGAAAACCTCGAGCCCAACCAGCTGCTGGACCCGCAGAGGCTGTGCGGCGAGAAGGGCGCGTCGGTGCTCGGCGGCGCGAACGGGCCGATCGTCCTGGCGTCCGGCGACCTGCAGGAGCACACCTCCGTCTTCTTCAGAGTGTTCAGGCACGATGGCAAGTACAAGGTTCTCATGTGCACCGACCTCAGAAG ATCGACTACGAGAGCTGACGTGTACAAACCGCCGTACGGAGGGTTCGTGGACATCGACATCGAGAAGGAGAGGAGCATATCGCTCAGGACATTG GTTGACCACTCGGTGGTGGAGagctacggcggcggcggccggacgGTCATCACGGCGCGGGCGTATCCGGAGCATGTGGCCACGGCCAACAGCCGCCTCTTCATGTTCAACAACGGCACCAGCGCCGTCAAGGTGTCCAAGCTCGACGCCTGGGAGCTGGCGCCGGCCAAAGTGAACCTCCCGGGCGACGGGCTCATCACCGCTGCCTCCTCGATGCACCTACGCGAAGCGTATTAG